One Candidatus Saccharibacteria bacterium RAAC3_TM7_1 genomic region harbors:
- a CDS encoding primosome assembly protein PriA (RAAC3_TM7_1_495), with the protein MHYYEVAPLRIVRADKTAFTYSSETPLDRGQLVRINVGKLLMNGLIIHETTTRPTYPVKPITECIESRPIPAAYVDLALWMASYYATPLASVLQTLLPRGLEKSRRARTIEVSAPVRKRTNFLLNNQQQAAVQKITAGATGTTLLHGVTGSGKTAVYLEVARQTIEKKRSVVILVPEIALTSQLVADFSHDFPHVIVTHSRQTEAERHLQWQAALHSKEPLVVVGPRSALFMPVPSLGLVVIDEAHEPTYKQEQSPRYSALRAAHILAEQTGAHVVLGSATPSMQDYYLAEKKPGSLIELTKPAIVNTVKPEVRIVDMTKRPLFSRHRFLSDDLLKQIEQDLASQKQVMAFHNRRGSASISLCNNCGWQAGCPRCYLPLTLHADQHLLRCHICNYTAKVPTSCPECHHTDIIHKGIGTKLIESELKKLYPDKVIARFDGDSAAADTVEQRYKELYDGDIDIIIGTQVIAKGLDLPHLRTVAIIQADAGLSLPDYSAAERTFQLLAQAIGRVGRSTHPTNVIVQSYQPTHPIIQAGLSQDYQTFYERTLAQRKHTHFPPYRFLLKLVCVYKTERSAVANSQKLAATLREQLPKDVEILGPAPAFYERQGDTYRWQLILKAPKRAQLLEVLQYLPPQHWQFELDPISLL; encoded by the coding sequence ATGCATTACTACGAGGTAGCCCCACTCCGGATTGTCCGCGCCGATAAAACGGCGTTTACCTACAGCTCCGAAACACCGCTTGATCGGGGACAGTTAGTGCGAATCAATGTCGGTAAGCTACTCATGAATGGTCTCATCATTCACGAAACAACAACGAGACCTACCTATCCGGTTAAGCCGATTACTGAATGTATCGAGTCTCGTCCCATTCCAGCCGCTTATGTCGATCTTGCCCTCTGGATGGCGTCGTATTACGCAACACCATTGGCGAGTGTGTTACAGACATTACTCCCCCGCGGCCTCGAGAAATCACGGCGTGCTAGGACTATAGAAGTATCTGCCCCAGTGCGTAAGCGAACAAATTTTTTACTCAATAACCAGCAACAGGCTGCCGTACAAAAGATCACGGCAGGTGCAACAGGTACGACACTGCTTCACGGGGTGACAGGGTCGGGCAAAACAGCCGTCTACCTCGAAGTAGCGAGGCAAACGATTGAAAAGAAGCGATCGGTTGTTATACTAGTGCCCGAAATTGCACTTACTTCTCAGCTGGTCGCCGACTTCTCTCATGACTTTCCCCATGTCATCGTGACACACTCCCGCCAAACTGAGGCTGAACGTCACTTGCAGTGGCAAGCTGCCCTACATAGCAAAGAGCCTCTCGTCGTTGTTGGCCCGCGCTCGGCACTATTCATGCCCGTTCCGAGTCTTGGACTTGTCGTGATCGACGAAGCGCATGAACCGACCTACAAGCAGGAGCAGTCACCACGCTACTCTGCACTGCGCGCAGCTCATATCCTGGCCGAGCAAACCGGTGCCCATGTGGTGCTTGGCAGCGCTACGCCTTCCATGCAGGATTATTACCTCGCCGAGAAGAAACCCGGTAGCCTGATAGAACTTACTAAACCGGCCATTGTGAACACTGTTAAACCAGAGGTCCGAATCGTTGATATGACCAAGCGTCCGCTTTTTAGTCGCCACCGCTTTCTCTCTGACGATCTCCTTAAGCAAATAGAGCAAGACCTAGCGAGCCAGAAACAAGTGATGGCGTTTCATAATCGTCGCGGCAGCGCTAGCATCAGTCTCTGTAATAACTGCGGTTGGCAAGCCGGATGTCCCCGTTGTTATTTGCCGCTCACTCTCCATGCCGACCAGCATTTGCTTCGTTGTCATATCTGTAATTACACTGCTAAGGTTCCTACCAGCTGCCCTGAATGTCATCACACCGATATTATCCACAAGGGTATAGGCACCAAGCTCATTGAAAGTGAACTCAAGAAGCTATATCCAGATAAAGTCATCGCCCGTTTTGACGGCGACAGTGCGGCTGCTGATACGGTCGAGCAGCGTTACAAGGAGCTCTATGATGGAGATATTGATATCATTATCGGCACCCAGGTTATCGCCAAGGGGCTTGATCTACCCCATCTGCGCACCGTTGCGATTATCCAGGCTGACGCGGGTCTCAGTTTGCCCGATTACAGCGCTGCTGAACGTACGTTCCAACTACTAGCTCAAGCTATCGGTCGTGTTGGTCGAAGTACCCACCCTACAAACGTTATCGTCCAAAGCTATCAGCCCACTCATCCGATTATCCAAGCTGGTCTGTCACAAGATTATCAAACGTTTTATGAGCGCACCCTGGCACAGCGAAAGCATACTCATTTTCCGCCTTATCGTTTCCTACTCAAACTTGTCTGTGTGTATAAAACCGAACGTTCCGCTGTCGCGAATAGTCAAAAGCTAGCGGCTACTTTGCGCGAGCAGCTGCCCAAAGACGTCGAAATCCTCGGCCCTGCGCCCGCTTTCTATGAACGTCAGGGTGATACCTACCGCTGGCAACTGATTCTCAAGGCACCGAAGCGTGCTCAACTTCTGGAAGTATTACAATATCTTCCCCCACAGCACTGGCAATTTGAGCTAGACCCTATTTCTCTTCTCTAA
- a CDS encoding phosphoribosyltransferase (RAAC3_TM7_1_496), producing MYFESRTQAGALLAMQMVEKYRFENCAVVALSDGGVLVGEQIASALHCILTMLLIENIEVPGESIDFGGMSQGGGFTYNGMFSAGELEGYINEFHGYLDEQKREAFQKINRLLGDGGLIDKDMLQDHVVILVSDGVDSGAAIDVAMDFLKPIRTQRVVVATPLATVPAVDKLHLVADELHILDVKENFMGVDHYYEDNTIPSHEETIAKINQIVLNWR from the coding sequence ATGTATTTTGAGTCACGTACCCAGGCTGGTGCTCTTCTGGCCATGCAGATGGTAGAGAAATATCGCTTTGAAAACTGTGCAGTGGTCGCGTTGAGCGATGGTGGCGTCTTGGTGGGGGAGCAGATTGCCAGCGCCCTACACTGTATCTTGACGATGCTACTCATCGAAAACATCGAAGTGCCGGGTGAGAGCATCGATTTCGGCGGTATGTCACAGGGCGGCGGCTTTACCTATAACGGCATGTTTAGCGCTGGTGAGCTCGAAGGATATATTAATGAGTTTCATGGATATTTGGACGAACAGAAGCGCGAAGCATTCCAAAAGATAAACCGGCTTCTTGGCGACGGCGGGCTGATCGATAAAGACATGTTACAAGACCACGTGGTTATCTTAGTCTCCGACGGGGTGGATAGTGGCGCAGCGATCGATGTCGCGATGGACTTCTTGAAACCGATCCGCACACAGCGAGTAGTCGTGGCGACACCTCTTGCTACCGTGCCAGCTGTTGATAAATTGCATCTGGTCGCCGACGAGCTGCATATTCTTGACGTCAAAGAAAATTTTATGGGCGTTGACCATTACTACGAGGATAATACGATCCCGTCGCACGAAGAAACGATTGCGAAGATCAACCAGATCGTTCTGAATTGGCGCTAA
- a CDS encoding putative ARSR subfamily of helix-turn-helix bacterial transcription regulatory protein (RAAC3_TM7_1_497) has translation MLDVFITSRVRRKIVVVYAKYPDFHTHVRGLAKLIKEDPGNIQRELKRLEKVGFLTSEKQGNTKIYSTNKQFPIFKELQSIVIKSQQHQTSRTKRASNDIQPV, from the coding sequence ATGTTAGACGTTTTTATTACTTCACGTGTCCGCCGAAAAATCGTGGTTGTGTATGCCAAATATCCTGACTTTCACACGCATGTGCGAGGTTTGGCGAAGCTGATCAAGGAAGATCCGGGTAATATACAGCGCGAGCTCAAACGTCTCGAGAAAGTTGGTTTTCTCACTAGTGAAAAACAGGGTAATACCAAGATTTACTCGACCAACAAGCAGTTCCCGATCTTTAAGGAACTCCAGAGTATTGTTATCAAGTCGCAGCAGCACCAGACGAGCCGCACGAAGCGCGCTTCTAATGATATTCAGCCGGTTTAA
- a CDS encoding single-stranded-DNA-specific exonuclease RecJ (RAAC3_TM7_1_498) — translation MSAENLFEQILIARGLKTRSQRDAFLNPSYDAKHDPFLLPDMKPAVERLVKAHKKQERIAIYGDYDIDGLTATTLLLDALGQFEFRHVSAFIPNRFVEGYGLTVDAIERIAADGAELIITVDCGSLSHEPIARAKELGVDVIVTDHHNVAEVQPPAEAVINPKRPNHKYPFIDLAGVGVAFKLVQALQTKLDGVPVGQEKWLLDLVALGTVCDVVTLVDENRANVFWGLKVLAKTRRPGLKALMAVSRIEPDKLTTRSLGFMLGPRMNAAGRLETAQIALDMLTTDDPMVALEKAERLDALNLARRSEQDQIYKEAIQQAEQFTEDNVLVVSAPNWNHGIVGIVAAKLLEKYKKPTFVLQEIGEESKGSARSYGDFSAADAIRASDGLITKGGGHKLAAGVTLPTKNIAAFRQRVNEFYKAQKLVNQTTLLLPKSEVVAELQHVSEVLIEFIAQLEPFGNGNEQPILRSSDLRVIHTRRMGSDSQHLKLETQDSAGRKMQFLAFNAPAHFFVEPGELINVWYQPDINEWQGRRSVEGRLLHLEMA, via the coding sequence ATGAGTGCCGAAAATTTATTCGAACAAATTTTAATCGCTCGTGGCCTGAAGACCCGCAGCCAACGCGATGCTTTTTTGAATCCAAGCTACGACGCCAAGCATGACCCGTTCTTGCTGCCAGATATGAAGCCAGCGGTCGAGCGCCTAGTAAAGGCTCACAAGAAACAGGAACGTATCGCAATATACGGTGACTACGATATCGATGGGCTGACCGCTACGACGCTATTACTAGACGCGTTGGGGCAGTTTGAGTTTCGGCATGTCAGTGCGTTTATACCAAATCGTTTTGTCGAAGGCTACGGACTGACGGTCGATGCAATCGAGCGGATTGCAGCCGATGGCGCCGAGCTTATTATCACGGTGGACTGCGGTAGTCTCAGTCATGAACCGATCGCGCGCGCCAAAGAACTAGGCGTCGATGTGATCGTGACCGACCACCACAATGTTGCCGAAGTGCAGCCACCTGCCGAAGCGGTGATCAATCCCAAGCGCCCCAACCACAAGTATCCATTTATCGATCTAGCGGGCGTGGGAGTGGCATTCAAGCTCGTACAGGCATTGCAAACGAAGCTTGACGGCGTACCAGTTGGCCAGGAAAAGTGGCTGCTAGATCTGGTCGCGCTCGGGACAGTATGCGATGTCGTAACATTGGTAGACGAAAACCGGGCAAACGTCTTTTGGGGATTAAAGGTGCTTGCAAAAACGCGTCGGCCGGGACTGAAAGCGCTGATGGCCGTTTCGCGAATCGAACCCGATAAATTGACAACCCGTAGCCTGGGATTTATGCTCGGGCCACGCATGAATGCGGCTGGTCGGCTTGAAACAGCGCAGATCGCGCTCGATATGCTGACGACGGATGATCCGATGGTGGCGCTTGAAAAGGCGGAGCGGCTTGATGCACTAAATCTCGCACGACGCAGCGAACAGGATCAGATTTATAAAGAAGCGATTCAGCAGGCCGAACAATTTACTGAGGACAATGTGTTGGTTGTCAGCGCACCAAACTGGAACCATGGTATCGTTGGTATCGTTGCCGCGAAACTACTGGAGAAATATAAGAAACCAACGTTTGTATTGCAGGAAATAGGCGAGGAAAGTAAAGGCTCGGCGCGCAGCTATGGTGACTTTTCGGCGGCCGATGCGATTCGTGCAAGCGATGGTCTCATCACCAAGGGTGGCGGACATAAGCTAGCAGCTGGCGTAACGCTGCCGACCAAAAACATTGCTGCGTTTCGCCAGCGAGTGAATGAATTTTATAAAGCGCAAAAATTAGTCAACCAGACGACGTTGTTGCTTCCCAAATCGGAGGTAGTCGCCGAACTTCAACATGTGTCCGAAGTGCTAATCGAGTTTATAGCTCAGCTTGAGCCCTTCGGCAACGGTAACGAACAGCCGATACTGCGCTCTAGTGATCTGCGTGTCATCCATACTCGCCGTATGGGCAGTGATAGTCAGCACCTAAAGCTGGAAACTCAAGATTCCGCCGGGCGTAAGATGCAATTTTTAGCCTTCAATGCACCTGCCCACTTCTTTGTCGAGCCGGGCGAGTTGATTAATGTCTGGTACCAGCCGGATATCAACGAATGGCAGGGTCGGCGTAGTGTGGAGGGTCGATTACTTCATCTTGAAATGGCATAA
- the pilE gene encoding pilin like protein competence factor (RAAC3_TM7_1_499), with translation MKHGFTIVELLIAIVVIAILAAITIVSYNGIQNRANDTSIQSDLKNLGTKVLTYQATEGAVPATGPEFASMEGRVSPNAYGSHFQPTAGNNYNMAYCYNASTKAAFVLVAASRSGNVYVFRDGGVKLGIGPMQTVATTCANNGISTNLGYIWLYNASVWQYNLAS, from the coding sequence ATGAAACATGGCTTCACGATTGTTGAACTCCTCATCGCCATAGTGGTAATTGCCATACTCGCCGCGATCACAATTGTGTCGTATAACGGAATACAAAATCGTGCCAACGATACATCTATCCAGAGTGATCTGAAAAATCTGGGGACGAAAGTCCTTACCTATCAAGCCACCGAAGGAGCTGTTCCCGCAACGGGTCCGGAATTTGCATCAATGGAAGGAAGAGTATCCCCGAATGCTTATGGTAGTCATTTCCAGCCAACGGCAGGCAATAATTATAATATGGCCTATTGCTACAATGCTAGCACTAAAGCAGCCTTTGTACTTGTTGCGGCAAGTAGATCGGGCAATGTATACGTTTTTCGGGATGGCGGAGTGAAATTAGGCATTGGACCCATGCAGACGGTAGCAACTACATGTGCAAACAACGGCATAAGCACTAACCTAGGATATATATGGCTTTACAATGCTAGCGTATGGCAGTATAACCTGGCATCGTAG
- a CDS encoding hypothetical protein (RAAC3_TM7_1_500) yields MIQVTRKDEREANENVIRRFNRKVLQSGVLSTAKTSMRFSKPMSKTERRSKAIIRKARKADKMAKMRLGVR; encoded by the coding sequence ATGATACAAGTAACCCGCAAAGACGAACGAGAAGCTAACGAAAACGTGATTCGCCGCTTTAACCGCAAGGTATTGCAGAGCGGTGTGCTGTCAACTGCCAAGACGAGCATGCGTTTTTCTAAGCCAATGAGTAAAACCGAACGTCGTAGTAAAGCCATTATTCGAAAAGCTCGCAAAGCTGACAAAATGGCCAAGATGCGACTTGGCGTGAGGTAG
- a CDS encoding hypothetical protein (RAAC3_TM7_1_501), with amino-acid sequence MPLKEQIQAELKAALLSGSRFDADVLRGLKAAILNEEVASGKRDEGLGDEEIEKVVAREVKKRAESIKLYEENSRPELAENERNEIAILERYLPAQMSEAELEALVDETIASLSEVTMQQMGQVIGAVKAKAGNAADGALIAQLVKAKLSK; translated from the coding sequence ATGCCGCTCAAAGAGCAGATTCAAGCCGAGCTAAAAGCCGCTTTACTGAGCGGCTCTCGTTTTGACGCCGATGTGCTACGGGGACTCAAGGCGGCAATTCTGAATGAAGAAGTTGCTAGCGGTAAGCGTGACGAAGGCCTCGGCGACGAAGAGATCGAAAAGGTAGTTGCTCGGGAAGTTAAAAAGCGTGCCGAGAGTATCAAGCTTTATGAAGAAAACAGCCGGCCTGAGTTGGCAGAGAATGAACGCAACGAAATAGCGATCCTTGAAAGATATTTGCCGGCTCAAATGAGCGAGGCTGAGTTAGAGGCGCTTGTTGACGAGACAATCGCGTCTCTTAGCGAGGTTACTATGCAGCAAATGGGACAGGTTATCGGTGCAGTGAAGGCCAAGGCCGGGAACGCAGCCGACGGCGCGCTTATCGCGCAGCTCGTGAAAGCAAAATTAAGTAAATAA
- a CDS encoding adenylate kinase, subfamily protein, nonfunctional (RAAC3_TM7_1_502) — protein MILLFGPTGAGKSMQGQMLAVRQGWKWLSTGEMLRDSRDPAIIQILKSGDLVSDAATFDVFHEAVEDANAKHFPNIIVDGFPRTKVQAEWLARYLDKTDQHIDLVAVLEVPETEIMARLEKRGRMEDTPETIAKRMTIYRQKMYPVLGIFAEQGIKIVHLDGTGTAGEVHDRLYAEVMHTIEE, from the coding sequence ATGATTCTACTGTTTGGTCCAACCGGTGCCGGAAAAAGCATGCAAGGTCAGATGCTGGCGGTACGCCAGGGTTGGAAGTGGCTGAGTACTGGCGAAATGCTGCGAGATAGCAGGGACCCGGCGATTATTCAGATTTTGAAATCTGGCGACCTCGTAAGTGACGCGGCGACCTTTGATGTTTTTCATGAAGCTGTTGAAGATGCAAACGCAAAACATTTTCCAAATATTATCGTCGACGGATTTCCGCGTACCAAGGTACAAGCCGAATGGTTGGCGCGGTATCTCGATAAAACTGACCAACACATTGATCTGGTGGCTGTACTAGAGGTGCCGGAAACAGAGATCATGGCTCGGCTCGAAAAACGCGGTCGGATGGAAGATACACCCGAGACGATTGCCAAGCGTATGACAATTTACCGCCAGAAGATGTATCCGGTACTGGGAATTTTTGCCGAGCAAGGTATCAAGATCGTTCACCTTGATGGTACCGGTACAGCTGGTGAGGTTCACGATCGTCTGTATGCTGAAGTAATGCATACGATTGAGGAATAA
- a CDS encoding methionine aminopeptidase, type I (RAAC3_TM7_1_503) gives MTQPPKTDDQIQAMREGGQIIATIFDGIKQRVVPGMTGLEVDAWVAMEIKRLGAEATYKTSEVNFPGAICISVNDAIVHGVPTELPFEKGDVVGFDLVVTYKGMKTDSAFTMVVGEAPNGAVKHLLSVTERSLYAGIDAIKGRGTRIGDIGSAVEKVLASGKLGIVRDLVGHGVGTEMHMPPEVPNYGRSGSGLVLEPGDTIAIEPMATLGGETIRTDSDDGWTILTRDGSLAAHFEHTVLITETGAEILTQQ, from the coding sequence ATGACGCAGCCACCAAAAACAGACGACCAAATCCAGGCTATGCGTGAGGGTGGACAGATTATTGCTACCATTTTTGATGGCATCAAGCAGCGGGTAGTGCCGGGAATGACCGGGCTTGAGGTAGATGCTTGGGTAGCGATGGAGATTAAGCGACTTGGTGCTGAGGCGACGTATAAAACATCTGAAGTGAACTTTCCAGGCGCAATATGTATTAGTGTTAATGATGCGATCGTTCATGGCGTACCGACGGAACTGCCGTTTGAGAAGGGTGATGTGGTTGGATTTGATCTCGTCGTTACCTATAAAGGCATGAAGACCGACAGTGCCTTTACGATGGTGGTGGGTGAAGCGCCGAATGGCGCCGTCAAGCATCTATTAAGTGTTACCGAGCGAAGCCTCTATGCTGGTATCGACGCCATTAAGGGTCGTGGTACGCGGATTGGTGATATTGGCTCTGCTGTAGAAAAGGTGCTGGCCAGCGGTAAGCTTGGTATTGTGCGAGATTTAGTCGGGCATGGGGTTGGTACGGAAATGCACATGCCTCCCGAAGTACCGAACTACGGTCGCTCCGGCAGCGGTCTAGTGCTTGAGCCTGGTGATACGATCGCAATTGAGCCGATGGCGACATTGGGCGGTGAGACGATCCGGACTGACAGCGATGACGGCTGGACGATCTTGACACGTGACGGCAGCTTGGCAGCTCATTTTGAGCATACGGTGCTCATCACCGAGACCGGTGCTGAGATTTTGACACAACAGTAG
- a CDS encoding cell division protein FtsA (RAAC3_TM7_1_504): MKLMQENARYAVGIDIGTTSVRCVVGHIDGSTGSPTIVGVSTAVNSGMRKGVVVNLQGPAAAIDEALGEAERMSGYQVDFATVSINGSHIVSVKADGMIAVGAMDHEINREDLLRIEDVATTGKVPANREILDVVPHSYRLDGQDNIKDPLGMTGTRLEIRANVVSALAPHLHNLQKTAEMAKVDAHTIVPSVLASAHAVLKEQQLESGVAVVDMGGATTGVAVFEEGDLQYVGVVPMGGVNITNDLAIGLKTDPEVAEKVKLLHATAMARSDAEGISVKVEGEIHTFTTTDIDEIVDARLEEIFDAVNKELKKAGRAGQLPSGVVLVGGTANMKHIAEFAKQKLGLAARVGKASGFGGVVENIEQPEYAAAIGLMLTDAEGAKANRGKSSTHIGKINGKQAANSLKKASDGLAKFFSKFKV, translated from the coding sequence ATGAAGCTTATGCAAGAAAATGCTCGATATGCTGTCGGGATCGACATAGGTACGACTTCGGTTCGCTGTGTTGTTGGTCACATCGACGGCAGTACTGGTAGTCCAACGATCGTAGGAGTGAGTACCGCTGTCAACAGCGGTATGCGAAAAGGGGTGGTAGTAAATCTACAGGGACCAGCCGCTGCAATTGATGAGGCGCTTGGAGAAGCCGAGCGTATGAGTGGCTACCAGGTAGACTTCGCGACGGTCAGTATCAATGGCTCGCACATCGTCAGCGTAAAGGCAGATGGTATGATCGCTGTTGGCGCGATGGACCATGAAATCAACCGTGAAGACCTACTACGAATTGAGGATGTGGCTACCACTGGCAAAGTGCCAGCAAACCGTGAGATTTTGGACGTTGTACCACATAGTTATCGGCTTGATGGTCAGGATAACATCAAAGATCCACTGGGTATGACCGGTACGCGCCTCGAGATTCGCGCCAACGTGGTATCGGCGCTTGCCCCTCATCTCCATAATCTGCAGAAGACGGCTGAGATGGCTAAGGTTGACGCACATACGATCGTACCTTCGGTACTGGCTAGCGCACACGCAGTTTTAAAAGAGCAGCAGCTCGAAAGTGGTGTCGCTGTCGTCGATATGGGTGGAGCAACCACTGGTGTGGCGGTATTTGAAGAAGGCGATCTGCAATATGTTGGCGTTGTTCCGATGGGTGGCGTCAATATTACTAATGACCTGGCGATTGGTCTAAAGACGGATCCGGAAGTAGCCGAGAAAGTAAAACTATTACACGCAACGGCAATGGCGCGCAGCGATGCCGAAGGGATAAGTGTAAAAGTCGAGGGTGAGATTCATACGTTCACCACGACCGATATTGATGAAATTGTTGATGCCAGGCTTGAGGAAATTTTTGATGCAGTTAATAAAGAACTGAAAAAAGCTGGCCGCGCCGGGCAATTGCCGAGTGGCGTTGTACTAGTTGGTGGCACGGCAAATATGAAACATATAGCCGAGTTTGCCAAGCAAAAATTAGGTTTGGCTGCGCGCGTCGGTAAGGCAAGCGGCTTTGGTGGCGTCGTGGAAAATATTGAACAACCAGAGTATGCAGCAGCGATTGGCCTTATGCTGACCGACGCGGAGGGTGCTAAAGCTAACAGAGGTAAATCTAGTACTCATATCGGAAAAATTAATGGCAAGCAGGCCGCTAACTCGCTTAAAAAAGCTTCCGATGGACTGGCAAAATTCTTCTCGAAGTTCAAAGTTTAA
- a CDS encoding cell division protein FtsZ, nonfunctional (RAAC3_TM7_1_505) → MPEVKPSEIQTFASIKVVGVGGAGGSAVNRMKEAGLQGVQFIAMNTDAQALHNSKADVKIHLGKETTGGLGAGADPAKGEQAANESRDDIKSALEGADMVFVTIGAGGGTGSGAGHIVAELARELGILVVGVATKPFSFEGEKRRQNAEWAIAQLGRQVDTLITIPNDRLLQTIDRRTPLLETFKIADDVLRQGVQGISELITEHGLINLDFADVKAVMSNAGSALMGIGRASGDDRAAQAAQQAIESPLIEVSIDGAKGVLFNVTGGYDMSMSEIQEAAEIITSAVSPDANIIFGATLKPELEDELIITVIATGFDSAYFEEQAATLAHPGDVVSAMPAPITGSDVDDSTVESVDMDLDKEDAAASFAEDTPHDIWNQPDIEDEDDTPAFLRRRKKKKSDEE, encoded by the coding sequence ATGCCCGAAGTAAAACCTAGTGAGATCCAGACATTCGCCAGTATTAAAGTAGTTGGCGTGGGCGGTGCCGGTGGCAGTGCTGTCAACCGTATGAAAGAAGCAGGCCTGCAGGGTGTGCAATTTATTGCTATGAATACCGATGCCCAGGCGCTACACAACTCTAAAGCTGATGTAAAGATTCACCTTGGCAAAGAAACAACTGGCGGACTTGGCGCCGGCGCCGATCCTGCCAAAGGCGAGCAGGCAGCCAATGAGTCTCGCGATGACATCAAAAGCGCCCTCGAAGGCGCCGATATGGTGTTTGTTACTATCGGTGCCGGTGGTGGTACTGGATCGGGGGCTGGTCATATTGTGGCGGAACTTGCTCGTGAACTTGGTATCCTCGTGGTGGGTGTCGCGACGAAACCGTTTAGCTTTGAGGGTGAAAAGCGTCGCCAGAATGCCGAATGGGCGATTGCCCAGCTTGGCCGTCAGGTGGATACATTGATCACAATTCCAAACGACCGTCTATTGCAAACAATTGACCGCCGCACGCCGCTACTAGAGACATTCAAGATTGCCGACGATGTATTGCGCCAGGGCGTGCAGGGTATTTCGGAGCTTATCACCGAACACGGACTGATTAACCTCGACTTTGCAGACGTCAAGGCGGTCATGAGCAACGCTGGTAGTGCGCTGATGGGGATTGGTCGTGCCAGTGGTGACGACCGCGCCGCTCAAGCTGCACAACAGGCTATTGAATCACCGCTGATCGAAGTTTCGATTGATGGCGCCAAGGGTGTACTCTTCAACGTCACTGGTGGCTACGACATGAGCATGAGCGAGATCCAAGAAGCGGCTGAAATCATTACTAGTGCTGTTTCTCCAGATGCGAATATCATCTTCGGTGCCACACTTAAGCCGGAGCTGGAAGACGAGTTGATTATTACCGTGATTGCGACTGGCTTTGACAGTGCTTACTTTGAAGAACAGGCGGCTACGTTGGCACACCCAGGTGATGTCGTAAGTGCCATGCCAGCGCCAATAACAGGCAGCGATGTTGATGATTCGACGGTCGAATCAGTTGATATGGATCTCGATAAAGAGGACGCGGCAGCTAGCTTTGCCGAAGACACGCCTCATGACATCTGGAACCAACCGGACATTGAGGATGAAGACGATACGCCGGCATTCCTCCGCCGACGCAAAAAGAAAAAGTCAGACGAAGAATAG
- a CDS encoding transcriptional repressor (RAAC3_TM7_1_506): MARSINIGDSRVLESREVGDGKTIRRRREAPDGTRFTTYERIEKPNLAVIKKDGSRELFDRDKLANAIKQSVGKFFSSELEVEEIVSSVEDAIYNQGDSEIFSKQIGAIVLDELEARNQVAYVRFASVFHDFKTLDDFVDILAKRRQKQGKQ; this comes from the coding sequence ATGGCAAGATCCATTAATATCGGTGATAGTAGGGTGCTAGAGTCGCGCGAAGTTGGTGATGGCAAGACAATTCGCCGCCGTCGCGAAGCACCCGACGGCACGCGATTTACGACTTACGAACGGATTGAAAAGCCGAATTTGGCGGTGATTAAAAAAGATGGCTCGCGGGAGCTATTTGACCGTGATAAGTTGGCTAACGCTATCAAACAATCGGTCGGCAAGTTTTTCTCCTCCGAACTGGAAGTCGAGGAGATTGTTTCCAGTGTCGAAGACGCGATCTACAACCAAGGTGATAGCGAAATCTTTTCTAAGCAGATTGGTGCGATTGTGCTCGACGAGCTGGAAGCACGCAATCAAGTCGCCTATGTACGGTTCGCGAGTGTTTTCCATGATTTTAAGACACTTGATGATTTTGTCGATATTCTTGCCAAGCGCCGTCAAAAGCAGGGCAAGCAATAG
- a CDS encoding hypothetical protein (RAAC3_TM7_1_507) — MRAVVIYRAESEHARAVEEYLDNFKRQTGRELETLDPDSKEGRQFCETYDILEYPSILALSDDGHMQNLWRGLPLPTINEVSYYN, encoded by the coding sequence ATGAGAGCGGTGGTTATCTATAGGGCTGAGAGTGAACACGCTCGTGCCGTTGAGGAGTACCTCGATAACTTTAAGCGTCAAACCGGCCGGGAGCTGGAGACACTCGATCCGGATAGTAAAGAGGGGCGTCAGTTCTGTGAAACCTACGATATTCTGGAATACCCGAGTATCTTAGCGCTTAGCGACGACGGTCATATGCAAAACTTGTGGCGGGGACTGCCTCTACCAACTATCAATGAAGTAAGTTATTATAATTAA